The following are encoded in a window of Flavobacterium cupriresistens genomic DNA:
- a CDS encoding outer membrane beta-barrel protein, protein MKKNLFLLGLLVCSMATMAQTEKAEKPESWYFKLGGSYFNQTASTEFPTVGGNDALNRTYAGGKLVSEESITGSFGQGFRTGITAGYRFSVRLGVELGVNYYSSTDKKMAQTTTDAIFVSGGKPIYNFKSVGQITAFDVAPALVMFLGESHGFEPYTKVGVLVPIHGDLEITTDAVVPTGVANPATVAVHSVDKVKPNPTIGFTAALGTSYKLGKHISAFAELEYRNFTVHGKTKETTKFTQNGQDALATRTTAQIHTNYQDRLDVNSNNALTNPNGVNKDKPMDELSSYVGISGLGLTLGLKYSL, encoded by the coding sequence ATGAAAAAGAACCTATTTCTATTAGGATTATTAGTTTGCTCTATGGCCACAATGGCGCAAACAGAAAAAGCAGAGAAACCGGAAAGCTGGTATTTTAAATTAGGAGGGTCATACTTTAATCAAACAGCTTCGACAGAATTTCCAACAGTAGGAGGAAATGATGCGTTAAATAGAACTTATGCAGGAGGGAAATTAGTGTCTGAAGAAAGTATTACAGGTTCTTTTGGACAAGGATTTAGAACAGGAATTACAGCAGGATATCGTTTTTCAGTACGTTTGGGAGTTGAGTTAGGAGTTAATTATTACTCAAGTACTGATAAAAAGATGGCACAAACGACGACTGATGCTATTTTCGTATCAGGAGGAAAACCAATTTATAATTTTAAATCGGTAGGTCAAATTACTGCTTTTGATGTTGCTCCAGCACTTGTTATGTTTTTAGGAGAATCTCATGGTTTTGAACCGTATACTAAAGTTGGGGTTTTGGTACCAATTCACGGAGATTTAGAAATCACTACTGATGCGGTTGTTCCAACTGGTGTTGCTAATCCAGCGACAGTTGCTGTTCATAGTGTTGATAAGGTAAAACCAAATCCAACAATAGGATTTACTGCTGCTTTAGGGACTTCTTACAAATTAGGAAAACATATTTCTGCTTTTGCAGAACTAGAATACCGTAACTTTACTGTTCACGGAAAAACAAAAGAAACTACTAAGTTTACTCAAAATGGACAGGATGCTTTAGCAACTAGAACAACAGCTCAAATTCATACAAATTATCAAGATCGTTTAGATGTTAATTCTAATAATGCTTTAACTAATCCAAATGGTGTTAATAAAGATAAACCGATGGATGAATTAAGCTCTTATGTTGGAATTAGTGGTTTAGGTTTGACTTTAGGTCTTAAATACAGCCTATAA